TCTACATTCAGATTCAATGAAGGTAATAATTCAGCATAGGAATGTGTTTTAGTCACTGGGACTAAGTCCGTATCACCTTGCTCAATGATATAGTTTTCTAACCCTTCTTCCCCGCCACCTGGAATAACAATTAAAGAATCTAATTCAGGTACAACCGCTGTTGAGGTCACGTCAGTATAAACATAACGAGCGCCTGCATTACCGGTCACATAAAAGTCAAATAAATCAAATTCAAAATTAGCCTGCGTATAGGCTGCATAACTTTTTTCGGTTAAATCAAAATTGGTTACCAAGTCATAAGTCAAAGTTTGGTTTTCAAAAAAGTCACCGGCCACATTAGGCGTCTTAGCATCACTTTTTGCTTTAGCTAATAAGGTATCTACATCCCAAATTGGCCACATGGGGGTGTAATCCAATGCAATCATGTCGCCGTTATATGCAGCGACTGCTTGGCCATCTCGTTTCTTGTCACCAAAAACATCAAAAAAGCTGTTAAAAGGGAAATCTGACGTTTCAATAAAGTCTGAAGACAATTGTGGTCGCTCTCCTGGCTCCAATCCGTTCTCACCATTTTCATCGTTTCGACCATAAAAATATCGATCACGGTTAGTGGCGCGTTTAGCGTTGTGCTCTTCCACGCGAACACCAAATTCAAGCGAACGCAAATGATCACCGTCAAGTGTCCATTGGGCATCAAACCGAGCTGATAATATTTTATCTTCGGTGTTATCTTTCAGATCTAAAACACTCTCAACACCCCACTGTGTTGGGTCTTCAACACCGGGATCAAAACCTAAAATCAGATTGCCTTTTTCACTCATGTCAAAAGCAGACCAGCGCCGGAAGTTAACATCACCACGAATATCCTGAATGGCCTGATCATAACCAATTTCATTGTTGGTTCGCATCGCCGCAATTAAAGTTGGATTGGTTCTGTCTCGACCTGACCATGAATAGCTTAAATCACCTGAAAATTTCCAGTCTTCTTTAAACCATTCACCGGTCAGACCTAAATTAATTGTTTCATCCTGATTTAAATTCGGATTTACAAAATTGGTAATTAAAGAACGGCCCAGTGTCATTCCCAATAAATTATTGGTTTGGGAATCCACCATCGCATGTGCAGATGTTTCAGGGCCTAAATTATAAACCCCTAAATTAGAGACAACTAATCGGTTATTTTTGGTAAAAGTATCTTGTTTAATATAAGCAGCATCAAAGATCAGCTTAGTATCTTCGTTAGGTCTATACTCAATCACCCCCATCACAGCATTGCGGTCTATATTTTGCTCAAGCGTGTCGTAACTAAGTGCATTAGGCAAAACTTCTAAAATGTTATTTTGATCAATATCGTTACGAATATAATCAAAGTTTAAAATTTTATCTTCGCTATAACCTCTTTGACCACCGAGACCTGAACGAGCTTGAACATTAGCGCCTCTCACACGGTAAGTTGGTATATCTTGATTTAAAGCAGCCCAGCCAACCGCAACACCTAATTTATTGTCCATTAATTGATCGATGTAACTGAGTGAACCACGCCAGCCAACATCATCTTGAGTGTCAACCTCTGATGCGTTGCTATTACCCAAGGCTCTAAATACGCCTGTAACTGTCGATTTTTTACGATCTAACGGACGAATGGTCTCCATTTCAATCGTACCGGCAACGCCCCCTTCAATCATTTTAGCTTGAGGCGTTTTAGCAACCTGAACCCGATTGATAAGCTCTGAGGGTAAGCGTCCTAATGCAACACGGCGTGAACCCTGATTCGTTGTAGTTAGTACACGGCCATTTAATGTCGTTAATGTCAGATCTGGGCCTAAACCCCGAATTGATGCAGTATCAGCTTGCCCGCCTTCAGAAGTTTGCACGGTAATACCAGCAATACGGCTAATTGAATCGGCAATTGAAACATCTGGCAACTGGCCGATATCCTCTGCACTAATCCCGTCGATAATATTGGCCGCCGCTCGCTTTCGAAGAATAGATTCATGCACCGAAGCTCTAACCCCGGTTACTTTAATCGTTTCCACTTCTTCGTTGATTTCATTGTCATTTGGTTCAGCAGCAAAAGATGGTGTATTTAACGCGGCTAATACACCAAAAGCTAAACCGTTTAATGCAAATTTTTTATTTAATATTTTCATAAAGTCCCCTTAGAAGTGTGATTAATCACACCTCAGGTATCTAGATTATTCTTTGGTGACAAAAACTCTTTCGCCAGTTTGCAAGTCAATTGCGAGTACGCCGCCTAGGTTTTGTCCATCTGGGCCTTTTAAGCCGGTGTCTGTAACAAATGCATATTCACTGTGTGAAGGAACCACCATACCATCACCCCGTAATAAGGTATTGGCACCGTCGTTTGAGAGTTCTGTTATGGTTTGATTACCGTCTAAAGAGACGCTATACACCACATCAGGAATGGTTGAAGCTGGGTTTTTGCTGGTATAGTCAATTACAATTAATTGATCTCGCTTCGCGTCATATCCAGCAACCGCAGGCTGTACAAAAACAGGCGCTGCATCTGGGTTTGCGAGCCATTGCGAGACGGCTCCACCGCTATAATCCATGCTGAATAAATCATCAATCTCATTCGCCCAGCTAGGTAAAATCACAAAAAAGGCAGCCCGCCCCCCCTTTGCTGGAATCAAAACAGCCTGCTCAGGTTGAAATCCAATATCATCTTCGCTCAATTGCGCAACTGCACCACTGGTTAAATCAATTTCAAAAATACGTTTTTGATCTTTCGTTGGCAGTAAGACACGATTGCTGTCAGTATCCAATGAAAGTTCTTGAGTGGTTAGATTTAAGCCCGTTTCAATTCCCGTATTTACCCACTCAAAATCTGGTCCTAACGCAGTTGTACTATCGCTATGGTCTACTGGAATTTTGTAAATTTTGTCGGTTTGCCAAGCGGATGGGTAGACAAAACCTTTATCAACAAAAATACCGCGAGAGTGGTTCCAAGTATTGCTGTTGCCTCCAAATTGGCCTGCGAATAAACTGCGAGTACCTGTGGCTAGGTCAACTTTAATCACACCTCGATTAATTGCACCGTTGGCACCACGGTGGGTAACAAACAACTGATTTGTTTGTTC
The sequence above is a segment of the Catenovulum adriaticum genome. Coding sequences within it:
- a CDS encoding TonB-dependent receptor translates to MKILNKKFALNGLAFGVLAALNTPSFAAEPNDNEINEEVETIKVTGVRASVHESILRKRAAANIIDGISAEDIGQLPDVSIADSISRIAGITVQTSEGGQADTASIRGLGPDLTLTTLNGRVLTTTNQGSRRVALGRLPSELINRVQVAKTPQAKMIEGGVAGTIEMETIRPLDRKKSTVTGVFRALGNSNASEVDTQDDVGWRGSLSYIDQLMDNKLGVAVGWAALNQDIPTYRVRGANVQARSGLGGQRGYSEDKILNFDYIRNDIDQNNILEVLPNALSYDTLEQNIDRNAVMGVIEYRPNEDTKLIFDAAYIKQDTFTKNNRLVVSNLGVYNLGPETSAHAMVDSQTNNLLGMTLGRSLITNFVNPNLNQDETINLGLTGEWFKEDWKFSGDLSYSWSGRDRTNPTLIAAMRTNNEIGYDQAIQDIRGDVNFRRWSAFDMSEKGNLILGFDPGVEDPTQWGVESVLDLKDNTEDKILSARFDAQWTLDGDHLRSLEFGVRVEEHNAKRATNRDRYFYGRNDENGENGLEPGERPQLSSDFIETSDFPFNSFFDVFGDKKRDGQAVAAYNGDMIALDYTPMWPIWDVDTLLAKAKSDAKTPNVAGDFFENQTLTYDLVTNFDLTEKSYAAYTQANFEFDLFDFYVTGNAGARYVYTDVTSTAVVPELDSLIVIPGGGEEGLENYIIEQGDTDLVPVTKTHSYAELLPSLNLNVELTSEWYLRLAAARTLSRAPFSDLSSTRSVNVGANSAEAVMIKEGQPALDPFTANQADLSLEWYPNQDMSLSLAYYYKKVGAYLTEALTREEMEFDRSRDPNSTDTTTAPVEIRTPVNADTNYWFQGLEFSYRHAFTFLPANFDGFGVEANWSVNDTNAVDDAFSPLMTGERDVVIARAVNVSEYMENIILYHEGQYGSVRFAWQRQSAYNRRLAGNATAEQIRPDGQLDLTVNFKLAKNVRLLGSVTNLTDSNIESYHLDVRNPNNLQLPNDITNTGRFYSVGIRATF